Proteins encoded within one genomic window of Arachis ipaensis cultivar K30076 chromosome B08, Araip1.1, whole genome shotgun sequence:
- the LOC107614256 gene encoding protein EMBRYO DEFECTIVE 1674, with protein MSATPLSSHERHLSPLKYVFLSDWWLAKPCLPLQGLAVGGIAYGLRERMFLSTVIAKRHEANVLETEDGVTLHLNSFINSSRSSQNGFPRKVCKDFLLGFPDDWQKYTAHSFGAKCVNGDTGFHEPNACSRKRAIDAIPFSIHDNRSAERHDFSIVQ; from the exons ATGTCTGCAACACCTCTCTCCAGTCACGAGCGTCACCTCTCCCCCTTAAAATAT GTTTTCCTATCCGATTGGTGGCTTGCCAAGCCTTGCCTTCCACTCCAGGGCTTAGCGGTTGGTGGCATTGCTTATGGCCT GAGAGAGAGAATGTTCTTATCGACAGTGATTGCAAAGAGGCACGAGGCGAATGTCTTGGAGACCGAAGACGGAGTCACTCTTCACTTAAATAGTTTCATTAACAGCTCCCGCTCATCTCAGAATGGCTTCCCGCGCAAG GTATGCAAAGACTTCTTGTTGGGATTTCCAGACGATTGGCAAAAGTACACTGCTCATAGTTTTGGAGCTAAATGTGTCAATGGGGATACTGGATTTCATGAGCCAAATGCTTGTTCACGCAAGAGGGCTATTGATGCTATCCCATTTTCCATTC ATGATAATCGTTCGGCAGAGAGACATGATTTTTCCATTGTCCAATGA